A single genomic interval of Zingiber officinale cultivar Zhangliang chromosome 4A, Zo_v1.1, whole genome shotgun sequence harbors:
- the LOC121973838 gene encoding U-box domain-containing protein 21-like has translation MAFPWRTRRRSPKRKEDKRLALSAAAASEELSVPAHFQCPISLELMEDPVAAPTGITYDRRSIEAWLDQGNGTCPVTNRPLGPDADLLLIPNHSLLRMIQDWTAAYGPRRVPTPRAPLTRADAVDLASEMSEAAQEGDWQRCERLISAGKRLARESERNRRCFVSAGATRSVAFAFRAFAEGISADRQDPPLALEEETISLLAALPRPLTEAAVAEDLGAPASLRRLAAVMRHGRESAAAAVLVRELVVGSNGTQSGAVAAAEGMVEALVELIKRPVSPQATKASLVAVFYIIKDETSASSRAIGLGLVGAVVETLVDADRGACEKALGVLDELMGLEQGREAARGHALAVPALVKKMFRVSEAATEMAVSAMWKLCSGEEEGGGGGNGRCAEELLQAGVFQKLLLLLQIGCSDEAKEKATDLLRALSEWRGREECIDTADFKGLKRIQ, from the coding sequence ATGGCGTTTCCGTGGAGAACTCGCCGCCGCAGCCCCAAGCGGAAGGAAGACAAGCGGCTGGCCCTCTCCGCTGCCGCGGCCTCCGAGGAGCTCTCCGTCCCCGCGCACTTCCAGTGCCCGATATCGCTCGAGCTCATGGAGGATCCCGTCGCCGCGCCAACCGGCATCACCTACGACCGCCGGAGCATCGAGGCGTGGTTGGATCAGGGAAACGGCACCTGTCCAGTCACCAACCGCCCACTTGGCCCCGATGCCGACCTCCTCCTCATCCCCAACCACTCCCTCCTCCGCATGATCCAGGACTGGACCGCCGCTTACGGTCCCCGACGCGTCCCTACCCCGAGGGCCCCGCTCACCAGAGCCGACGCCGTGGATCTCGCGTCGGAGATGTCGGAAGCCGCCCAGGAGGGCGACTGGCAGCGCTGCGAGAGGTTGATTTCCGCGGGGAAGCGGCTCGCCAGGGAGAGCGAGCGGAACCGGCGGTGCTTCGTGTCGGCCGGCGCCACTCGGTCGGTCGCATTTGCCTTCCGCGCGTTCGCGGAGGGGATTAGCGCGGACCGCCAAGATCCACCCCTCGCGCTGGAGGAAGAGACAATCTCCCTCTTGGCCGCGCTGCCGCGGCCGCTCACCGAAGCGGCAGTGGCAGAGGATTTGGGGGCGCCGGCGTCGCTTCGCCGTCTCGCGGCGGTCATGCGCCATGGCCGCGAATCGGCCGCCGCGGCGGTGCTCGTGAGGGAGCTAGTGGTGGGTTCCAACGGGACGCAGTCCGGCGCGGTGGCCGCGGCGGAGGGGATGGTGGAGGCGCTGGTGGAGCTCATCAAGAGGCCGGTCTCGCCTCAGGCCACCAAGGCCTCCCTCGTCGCCGTCTTCTACATCATCAAAGACGAGACCTCGGCGTCATCGAGGGCGATCGGATTAGGCCTCGTCGGCGCGGTGGTGGAGACGCTGGTGGACGCGGACAGGGGCGCGTGCGAGAAGGCACTGGGCGTTCTGGACGAGCTGATGGGGCTGGAGCAGGGGAGGGAGGCGGCGCGCGGTCACGCGCTGGCGGTGCCAGCGCTGGTGAAGAAAATGTTCAGGGTGTCAGAGGCTGCGACGGAGATGGCGGTGTCGGCGATGTGGAAGCTGTGCAGCggggaggaggagggaggaggaggagggaatgGGAGGTGCGCGGAGGAGCTGCTGCAGGCGGGGGTGTTCCAGAAGCTTCTGCTGCTTCTTCAGATCGGGTGCAGCGACGAAGCGAAGGAGAAGGCCACGGATTTACTGAGGGCGCTGAGCGAgtggagaggaagggaggaatgCATCGACACCGCCGACTTCAAGGGCCTCAAGAGGATTCAGTAA